In the genome of Pediococcus claussenii ATCC BAA-344, one region contains:
- a CDS encoding cytochrome ubiquinol oxidase subunit I has protein sequence MSIVTLARFQFAMTTIFHFFFVPFSIGTALMVAIMETMYVRTKNEQYLKMTKFWGNIVLLSFAVGVVTGIIQEFQFGMNWSDYSRFVGDIFGAPLAVEALLAFFMESTFLGLWIFTWDRVKPGFHALFIWLVAIASMVSAFWILAANSFMQHPVGYEIKGGHAVMTSFSALLTNPQVWYEFSHVIAGAITLGGVGIAGLAAFQLLKKNINNGDFYKKSMRLGFIVALFGSLAVLTAGDLQMKNLVTEQPMKFAATEGIYKNTGDPAAWTVVAWANEAQHKRVFGIGVPYMLSILSYDKPSGAVKGMNTINKELTVKYGHKNYYPSVNTLFYSFRIMAAFGMLILLVSILGLFFTRKRKETLYKQKWMLWIVALTTFTPFIANTCGWLITELGRFPWTVYGLFTMMQSVSPNVSVASLLISNTIYFLLFTALGGTMVYLVIRTLKKGPDYEIELAKKDDKSNIDPFDKEAFN, from the coding sequence ATGAGTATCGTTACACTAGCTCGTTTTCAGTTCGCAATGACAACCATATTCCATTTTTTCTTTGTTCCATTTTCTATTGGAACCGCTCTCATGGTTGCTATCATGGAAACAATGTATGTTCGCACTAAAAACGAACAATACCTCAAAATGACTAAGTTTTGGGGAAATATTGTCTTACTCAGTTTTGCCGTTGGTGTTGTTACTGGTATTATTCAAGAATTTCAATTTGGTATGAACTGGTCAGACTATTCCCGTTTTGTTGGTGACATCTTTGGTGCGCCATTAGCTGTTGAGGCTTTGTTAGCGTTTTTTATGGAATCCACATTCTTAGGCCTTTGGATATTTACTTGGGACCGCGTCAAGCCGGGATTTCATGCGTTGTTTATCTGGTTAGTTGCAATCGCGTCCATGGTCTCCGCTTTCTGGATTTTAGCTGCTAATAGCTTCATGCAACATCCTGTTGGGTATGAAATTAAAGGTGGACACGCTGTTATGACCAGCTTCAGCGCTCTTCTAACTAATCCCCAAGTTTGGTACGAATTTTCCCATGTTATTGCCGGAGCTATTACACTTGGTGGAGTCGGAATCGCTGGGCTAGCTGCCTTTCAACTTTTGAAAAAGAACATCAACAATGGTGATTTTTATAAAAAATCAATGCGTTTAGGATTTATTGTTGCCCTTTTTGGTTCATTAGCTGTTCTAACTGCTGGGGATTTGCAAATGAAAAACCTTGTTACTGAACAACCAATGAAGTTTGCCGCAACGGAAGGTATCTATAAAAATACTGGTGACCCAGCCGCTTGGACCGTTGTTGCTTGGGCAAATGAAGCACAGCATAAACGTGTTTTTGGTATCGGAGTTCCTTATATGCTAAGTATTCTTTCATACGATAAGCCTTCTGGTGCTGTTAAAGGTATGAACACTATCAATAAAGAGTTAACTGTTAAGTACGGTCACAAAAACTATTACCCATCGGTAAATACTTTGTTCTATAGTTTTCGTATTATGGCAGCATTTGGAATGCTAATCTTATTAGTATCAATATTAGGACTATTCTTTACAAGAAAACGAAAGGAAACACTATATAAGCAGAAATGGATGCTGTGGATTGTTGCCTTAACAACCTTTACGCCGTTTATCGCTAATACTTGTGGATGGTTGATTACCGAACTTGGCCGTTTTCCATGGACCGTTTATGGCTTATTCACAATGATGCAAAGTGTCTCACCCAACGTTTCGGTTGCTTCTCTTTTAATTTCTAATACCATCTACTTCTTATTATTTACAGCACTTGGAGGTACCATGGTCTATCTCGTTATCCGAACCCTCAAAAAAGGACCCGACTATGAGATAGAACTCGCAAAGAAAGACGATAAATCAAACATTGATCCCTTTGATAAGGAGGCGTTTAACTAA